The Tripterygium wilfordii isolate XIE 37 chromosome 5, ASM1340144v1, whole genome shotgun sequence DNA segment TCAAAGCTTGCTTTTAACACACGTCTGTTGCGAATCATTCGTCTAATCAACCTAAAGATTCGTATCTCTAGGCTGAAAACCACAATCTTAGGAGGATCAAACCTCAGCTATAAAAGCGGTTTCCTACACCCATTGAAGAAGGACTAGAGAGAACGAAAAAGAAAGACACTATTGATTTGAGATCTAGAACACCATTGACTTGATCGTCGAAGCATCCTTGGCCGAAACCCTTCCGGTCAAGGATCCTCCTACATCATCCTTGAGTTTTGTATAATTGTTGGTGGTCCTCTGATATAAATCATAGAATGTGGAAACAAGCACCCACAATTATAACCAAGACGCAGGCTGGCTTCAAATGTATTTTTGATGTTGTACCCATACGCAAAAATGCAAGGATTCATAGTTTCTACTCAAAACATGAATTTTGCAGACAATCTACAAATAGAATCGAAGAATTATCAAATGATTGTTCAAATTGTAACAATCTACAAATTGAAAAGGCAAGCTTCATTCATCATTAGCCTTACTGCATTTAGTTTTCGGATTTCAGGACGAGCCCACAGCAGTTCCAGACATTTTCTGGGTCTTCTTGatgatcttcaaagccaaggactTGAGCGGCACTGTAATGTCCAGGGGCAGAAGCACCTCTTCCAACTCATTCCAATCAAGATCCTCCGAATCACCATCTTCATACAACACCCTGTACCATCCAGTTTCCCGATCGGACTTGGTCACCGTCCCCAAATAGTAGTGCTCTCCGAACTTCTTCTTGACTTCCCTCCCTTCCAGCCATTCTCCCAAATACAATGTTTCAATTCCAGGTGATTTATCATTTCCTTGTGATTCTGCGTCATTCGGGGTTGCTAGATCTGGTACACCATTGATGACAATCGCAGGCTCTCCTACCAATTCGAAGATCTTCGCGGACAAGGACGACTCTGAATCTGATTCTTCGCCGCCGGTTGAGTTTTTCATGTCTAacgatgacaaaaaaaaaaaaaatcagccaaCCAGATTGAAGCCAGGCGCTGAGAAATATCGGAAGATAATCTGAATTCAGAAGATCACCTGAGAAATCAGATGGAGAACTTTCGTCTGGATCGCGTCAAAAACTCGAAAGTTCAAAATCCAAACCCTACCTTCGGCCCTTTTAGGACTTCCTACCTAAATCTCAACCgtctaaaaaatatttaaaggaTCTAAAGGGCTAAAAAAGTTACACATCATTAAAGAAATAAGGCCAACCATTTTATTTCTACGTCTAAACATTTCTCCTTGCCCAAGCCCGACAGTTGTTCGACCAAATTCCCATAAGGAACACCTTCTCTTATAGTGCCAAGCTAATTCCCCGATCCTGCAGTCTTTCTCCTCCTCTCTGGCCTACTCTGATTCCCCAACGCTCAATCACTACTACACAATCACCTGTCTCTTCAAGGCATTGTCATCTTGTTCGTTTTGTCCAGGTCTGCTACTCTGCTAGCAAGGTTCATGGGTTTGTTCTCTGACACGGGTTTGAAGAGGATGTTTTCAAACAGAATGCCTTGATTACTTACTATTAAGAACGCAGTAATGTTGCAACGGCGCGACCTGTGTATGATAGGATGCAATAGGGAGATGTCATTTCGTGGCGTGAGATTATTGCAGGTTATTCTCAGAGTGGATTCTCTTTGAAGTGTAAAGGAATATGTAGAATTCCTTCACGGGTTCTTGTTTTGGGGATGGAAGTTCATTATATTTTGTTGAGGCTTAAGGAGAGATGGATGTTTTAGTTTGTAATGCATTGATTGAACTGTATGCAAAATGTGGTATTTTGGATTATTCAAGGCAATTATTTGAGGAAATGAGTGAGTGATCACCTGTGATGCCATCGTTTCTGGTTATATGCTTCATGGTTTTGTTGAGAACTCTATAAATACTTTCTAGAGATCAAAACCCCTGGATTAAGAACCCGAAATGCTGTGATTCCTACTCTGATTCAGAACAACATTCATGATGGGGTTTTGGATTTATCAAGGGAAATGCAGTATACTGGTTTAAGACCAAATGTGGTGAAATTATCTTGCGTTCTTTTGTCACTGTCGTATTTTCCAAATTTGAAAAGGGGGAAGGGAATACATTGTTCTTCTCTAAGAAACAATCTGGATCAGAATATCCATTATGCTTATGCGAGGTCAGGATTTCTTCATGGTGCATAAGAAGTTTTTGATCAAATCCAGGAGTAGGAGCCTGATCATGTGGATGGCAATCATCTCCGCTTATGCTGCCCATAGAGATTGATACTAGTCTTTTGATGACATGCTAAGTCATCAGATTCAGCCAGACCGTGTCCATCTTTACTATTGTTTTCCAGATGTTTCTGTCTCTTGCATTTAGATTTGtcttactctcttttttctttttatcggGGGAAGGCTTTGCTTGCAGTTAAAGCATCCAATGTTGCAATGTATGATTGCATAGCTTAGTTATACATAGTAGTAACACACGATGGAGGATGTGCCTGCCGAGTGTGAAGGGTAATTGGCCATAACAGGCGCAACAATGTCGTGGTTGAGAATTACCAAGCTATACATAGGCACTGATGGCTATCTTATATGAATAATGTAGTTTTGTAGGAGACAGAGCAACTTGGACCTCTTGCCTGAGGGTGAGATTGGTTGCAGAGGGATAAGCTTCCGGAGTTGCAAGAGAGAGTTCACAAATGATGGCCAAA contains these protein-coding regions:
- the LOC119998298 gene encoding dirigent protein 17-like yields the protein MKNSTGGEESDSESSLSAKIFELVGEPAIVINGVPDLATPNDAESQGNDKSPGIETLYLGEWLEGREVKKKFGEHYYLGTVTKSDRETGWYRVLYEDGDSEDLDWNELEEVLLPLDITVPLKSLALKIIKKTQKMSGTAVGSS